From one Nonomuraea polychroma genomic stretch:
- a CDS encoding sugar phosphate isomerase/epimerase family protein, which translates to MRLAVSTLGMPGEDLDRAIEIASRHGCQGLELRLHPDTGVHAGLDSAERRSVRERVERAGLEISALAGYVGICEPGPDEPVLEALLADLRLAADLGAAAVRVFPRGDDPSVGARRLKAVSGTTAALGRRVLVETHDSMATCTAVAGLLAEAGCPDTTGAIWDLLHPWRHGESPADSLAAIGPYLSYVQVKDAVSAQDTTPVPMGTGSVPLEEAGALLRGAGYDGWVSLEWERTWYPQVAPVEEILPGAADWVRRFAA; encoded by the coding sequence GTGAGGCTGGCGGTCAGCACGCTGGGGATGCCCGGCGAGGACCTCGACCGGGCGATCGAGATCGCGAGCCGGCACGGCTGCCAGGGGCTGGAGCTGCGTCTGCACCCGGACACCGGGGTGCACGCCGGGCTGGACTCGGCGGAGCGGCGTTCGGTGCGGGAGCGGGTGGAGCGCGCGGGCCTGGAGATCTCCGCTCTCGCGGGATATGTCGGCATCTGCGAGCCGGGGCCGGACGAGCCGGTCCTGGAGGCGCTCCTCGCCGACCTGCGCCTCGCCGCCGACCTGGGCGCGGCCGCGGTGCGGGTGTTCCCGCGCGGCGACGACCCGTCCGTCGGCGCCCGGAGGCTGAAGGCGGTCTCCGGCACGACCGCCGCGCTCGGCCGCCGCGTGCTCGTCGAGACGCACGACAGCATGGCCACCTGCACGGCCGTGGCCGGGCTGCTGGCCGAGGCGGGCTGCCCGGACACGACGGGAGCGATCTGGGACCTGCTGCACCCGTGGCGGCACGGTGAGTCCCCGGCCGATTCGCTGGCCGCGATCGGCCCGTACCTGTCCTATGTCCAGGTCAAGGACGCGGTCTCGGCGCAGGACACGACGCCGGTGCCGATGGGGACCGGGTCCGTGCCGCTGGAGGAGGCGGGCGCGTTGCTGCGCGGGGCCGGCTACGACGGGTGGGTCTCGCTGGAGTGGGAGCGGACGTGGTATCCGCAGGTCGCGCCGGTCGAGGAGATCCTGCCGGGAGCCGCTGACTGGGTGCGGAGGTTCGCCGCTTAG
- a CDS encoding LacI family DNA-binding transcriptional regulator has protein sequence MVTLEDVARQAGVSLATASRVLNGSTRQVGAALRARVEQAADELGYRANIAAQTLARGAGNVIGIVVHDLTDPYFAALADGAMRAAATEGLLVMVGTTHRDPEQEIAYVATLNAQRVRAVLLVGSRVADPAVTGRLRDELARYRSGGGRAACVGQDLLGVDTVAPANREGAAELARALAGLGHTRFAVLAGPPHLVTAADRCAGFAGALEELGLPAPDVIHGPFDRDGGYAAAQQVGTDTTCVFAVNDVMAVGALAAYRERGIRVPEDVSVAGFDDIVTLRDHVPALTTVRLPLKDMGARALELALGEEDAVVVEKVAGEVVLRESVRRLK, from the coding sequence GTGGTCACGCTTGAGGACGTCGCCAGGCAGGCGGGCGTCTCGCTCGCGACCGCCTCGCGGGTGCTCAACGGCAGCACCCGCCAGGTGGGCGCAGCCCTGCGGGCCCGCGTCGAGCAGGCCGCCGACGAGCTGGGTTACCGGGCCAACATCGCCGCCCAGACGCTGGCCCGCGGAGCCGGCAACGTCATCGGCATCGTCGTGCACGACCTGACGGACCCCTACTTCGCGGCCCTGGCCGACGGTGCGATGCGGGCGGCGGCCACCGAGGGCCTGCTGGTCATGGTGGGCACCACGCATCGCGACCCCGAGCAGGAGATCGCCTACGTGGCCACGCTCAACGCCCAGCGCGTGCGGGCCGTGCTCCTGGTCGGCTCCCGGGTGGCCGACCCGGCCGTCACCGGGCGCCTCCGCGACGAGCTGGCCCGCTACCGGTCGGGCGGTGGCCGGGCCGCCTGCGTCGGACAGGATCTGCTCGGCGTGGACACCGTCGCGCCCGCCAACCGCGAGGGTGCGGCGGAGCTGGCACGCGCGCTGGCCGGACTCGGGCACACCCGTTTCGCGGTGCTCGCCGGGCCCCCGCACCTGGTGACCGCCGCCGACCGCTGCGCCGGATTCGCCGGGGCGCTGGAGGAGCTGGGGCTGCCGGCGCCGGACGTGATCCACGGGCCGTTCGACCGCGACGGCGGATACGCGGCCGCCCAGCAGGTGGGCACGGACACGACGTGCGTGTTCGCGGTCAACGACGTGATGGCGGTCGGGGCGCTGGCGGCCTACCGCGAGCGCGGGATCCGGGTGCCCGAGGACGTGTCGGTGGCCGGGTTCGACGACATCGTCACCCTGCGGGATCACGTGCCGGCACTGACCACCGTGCGGCTGCCGTTGAAGGACATGGGAGCGCGGGCGCTGGAGCTGGCGCTGGGCGAGGAGGACGCGGTCGTCGTCGAGAAGGTCGCCGGCGAGGTCGTGTTGCGTGAGAGCGTACGGAGGTTGAAGTGA
- a CDS encoding TetR/AcrR family transcriptional regulator: MRRERTDAARNRAKILAAAEAIVAARGVSGLSMADVAAAAGVGVGTLYRRFGDRSGLAYALIDRREREFQSAFIEGPPPLGPGAEPAARARAFLDALAERTVEQLDLLLMAETAGPFARFGGAYDAYHRHLAMLIAQLRPDADAACLADALLAPLAAPLLAYRMRECGVGIEQVKSALGDLLDGLIP; encoded by the coding sequence ATGAGACGCGAGCGCACCGACGCGGCTCGCAACCGCGCGAAGATCCTCGCCGCGGCCGAGGCCATCGTCGCCGCCCGGGGGGTGAGCGGCCTGTCGATGGCGGACGTGGCCGCGGCGGCCGGGGTCGGCGTCGGCACGCTCTACCGGCGCTTCGGAGATCGTTCCGGGCTGGCGTACGCGCTGATCGACCGGCGGGAACGCGAGTTCCAGTCCGCCTTCATCGAAGGGCCGCCGCCGCTCGGCCCCGGCGCCGAGCCCGCCGCGCGGGCGCGCGCGTTCCTCGACGCGCTCGCTGAGCGGACGGTCGAGCAGCTCGACCTGCTGCTCATGGCGGAGACGGCCGGGCCGTTCGCCCGCTTCGGCGGCGCCTATGACGCCTATCACCGGCACCTCGCGATGCTGATCGCGCAGCTGCGGCCGGATGCCGATGCCGCGTGCCTGGCGGACGCGTTGCTGGCGCCTTTGGCCGCGCCGTTGCTGGCGTACCGGATGCGGGAGTGCGGGGTGGGGATCGAGCAGGTGAAGTCGGCGCTCGGTGACCTGCTCGACGGCCTGATCCCCTGA